Below is a genomic region from Fusobacteriaceae bacterium.
CTTTTTTGAAGGCGGGTTTGAGCGTCGCCAGGACCTCCGGCGTCGACTTCCGGTTGGGGAATTCGTCGGTATCAAAGACCGTGTCGCCCTTCTTGCCGGGTACGACGACGGGGACGATTTCATCCTTGAAGCGGCCGCTGTCAATTGCGGCGAGAGCCTTCTTCTGGGATCCGTAGGCGAAAGCGTCCTGCTGTTCACGGGTGATGCCGTATTTTTCGGCGATATTTTCCGCGGTGATGCCCATATGATATTTGTTGTAGGCGTCGGTCAAGGCGTCCAGCACCATGTGGTCTTTCATGGTCAGATCGCCCATTTTAAAGCCCTTCCGTACGGAAGCGGGCAAAAGGAAAGGCGCGTTGGACATGGATTCGCAACCGCCGGCCAGGATGAGATCCGCCTCTCCGGCTTTGACGGCCGTATAGGCGGTCATGACCGATTTCATGCCCGAACCGCAGATGATGTTGACGGTCCAGCCGGGAACTTCCTGGGGGATGCCGGCCTTTATGCCGACCTGGCGGCCTACGCCCTGATACTGCCCGGCCTGCAAGACGTTTCCGATCATGACTTCGTCAAATTTCGCGGGATCAATGCCCGTTTCGGCGATGACGGCCTTCGCTACGGCCGCGCCCAGATCGCTTGAGGAAAGGGGCGCCAGGGTCCCTTGAAAACTGCCGATGGCGCTTCTTTTCGCCGCCGCTATAAATACTTTGCTCATGTTTTTGAACCTCCTCGTTCAATCAAAAATTCATTGCGTCAAAAATAGACCGATTGTTTATGCGCGTTCGTTCAAGTACGTGTTTAAATCACCATGCCGCCCGTGACGGCGATGGTTTCCCCGGTAATGAAGGACGATTCGTCAGACGCCAGGAACAAAATGGCGTTGACGACGTCTTCGACGGTCCCCATGCGCTTCAGGGGGATCCGCTCCATCATGCCCTCGATGACTTTTTCCGGCAAATCGTGGGTCATGGAAGTCTGGATAAAGCCCGGCGCGACACAGTTGACCCGAATCTGGGCCCCCTTTCTCGCGAGCTCCTTGGCCCAGGTCTTGCTCATGGAAATGACGCCGCCTTTGGTGGCCGAGTAATTGGTCTGTCCGATATTCCCCATGAGTCCCGCGATGGACGAGAGCGTCACGATGGATCCCGATTTCTGCCGGGACATGACGGGCGCCACGGCCTGGGTCACGTTGAAGACTCCCTTGAGGTTGACGTTGATGACCGCGTCCCACTGCTCTTCGCTCATCCGCACGAAGGGCCCGTCTTTGGTGATGCCCGCGTTGTTGATCAAAATATCAATGCGTCCGAATTCCTCCACAACGGACTTGATCTTGGCCTTGATGTCCTCGCGGTCCGTCACGTTGAGCAGGATGTGCTTGATGTTGGGCTCCCGGTATTCCGTCTCCACGACGTCACAGGAAATGACCGCTTTGGCCCCCTCGGCGGCAAACCGTTCCGCCACCGCGCGACCGATGCCTCTTGCGGATCCGGTCACGAGGGCAATTTTCCCTTCCAATCTGTTCAAAATAATCCCTCCGTCCTTTTGCGCCTCTTGTCCGCGCGGAAAACGGGTCTGAGCTCTCCGCGGGAAAAACAGGCTCAAGATTCAATATACTTTGTCTGTTACAAGTATAAATTTTTTTTCAGAAAATGTCAATGGTTATTTCACGCCCGCCCTGTGGTTTGTGAAGAATTTTCTTTGCCGGGGGGTTAAAAAAGGAAAAAATATGTGCTATACTATGTGAGGTAAAGGATTTTTCTTGAAATTCACGGAAGGAAATTCCGGGGCGGGTAACCCATGAGAAAGCTGATATTGGCCATTTTAATCGTCGCGTGCGCTGTCGCCGCCTCCGGGCGGGACGGCAGAAAGACGACGGAAAAACTATATTACGAAAATAACGAACCCGAGAGCGCGGTGGAATACCGGGACGGGAAAAAAAACGGCGCCGCAATCGTCTATTCCCGCAACGGCATGATCAAGGTCCGGGGCAGTTTCAAAAATGACCGGCGGCACGGTCTCTGGACCTTTTATTTTGATGAAACCCCGACGCTGATGGCCGTGGAATTTTACGAAAACGACCGGCTTCAGGGCCGGCAGTCTTATTTTTATCCCGACGGCAGCCTGCGGAGCATAGCCAATTACGAGGACAACCAAAGGAAGGGCGTCTGGGAGTGGTATTCGGAGACGGGGGCCCTGGAGACGCGGATCAACTATCTGAGCAATTACCGGGGACTGGCCGCGATCTTCAACGACAAAGGCGTCACGGTGGCGACCGGCATGCTCGTCAACGAGCTCCGGAGCGGCCTCTGGAAATTTTTTGACGAGAGCGGGAGACCCCTTTACGCCATGAACTACCGGCGGGGCGTCCCTTACGGGGACTACGAGGCCTACGACCGGGACGGATCCGTGGTGATCCGCGGGCTTGTGGACGAAGCGGGGAATCTCACGACCGAAATCGAAGGAAAACAGGAAATCATAGAAACTTACACAGGGAGATAATTACGATGCGAATGACTTTTTCAAAAAAAATGCAGGGCTTCGGGGCCAGTATCTTTTCCGCGTTGAATGAAAAGAAGATTGAGCGCCTCAAGAAAGGCCTGCCGGTTTACAATTTGTCCATAGGGACGCCGGACTTCAAGCCCGAGCCGCATATTATGCAAGCGCTCTCGGAGGCTGCCCTTGACCCCGAAAACTACAAATACGCGATCACGGACAGGGACGAACTGATCGCGGCCGTTCAGGGCTGGTACAAGAGGCGCTACGAGGTGGACCTTGAATCCTCCGAGATCATGTCCCTCTACGGCTCCCAGGAAGGGATCAGCCGGATCTTCTGGGCCCTCACGGACCCCGGCGACGTGATCCTCGCCCCGGATCCCGCCTATCCGATCTTTGCGGTGGGCCCCGATCTCTGCGGCGCGCGGGTCGAATATTACAAACTCTACGCCAAAAACAATTTCATTCTGGATTTTGCCGATATTCCCGAAGAGACCGCAAGAAAAGCCCGGGCCATTGTCGTATCCTATCCCTCAAACCCGGTCTGCACCGTCGCGGGCGATGACTTTTACCGGGACCTGATCCGCTTTGCCGAAAAATACGACATTGTCGTGATCCACGACAACGCCTATTCCGATATCATTTTTGACGGGAAGACCGGAAAATCCTTTCTGTCCTATCCCGGCGCCAAAGACGTTGGGATCGAGATCAATTCCCTCTCCAAGTCCTACAACGTGACCGGGGTCCGGGTCTCCTTCGCCGTGGGCAACAAAGAAGTCATCGAAAAATTCCGGGACCTGCGTTCCCAGGTGGACTACGGGCTCTTTCTGCCGGTGCAGAAAATGGCCGTGGCCGCCCTCAACGGCCCTCAGGACAGCGTGAAACGCAACTGCGCCGAATACCAGAGACGGCGGGACGCCCTCTGCGGCGGACTCAGGGCGGCGGGAATGGACATCCGGGACAGCGAGGGGACCATGTTCGCCTGGGGGAAAATCCCCGCGCGATATGAAAACTCCGAAGCCTTTGTCCTGGAGCTCATCGAAAAGACCGGCGTCATCTGCGTGCCCGGCAGCGGCTTCGGCAGCCAGGGGGAAGGCTTTGCGCGCTTTGCCCTCGTCCTTCCGGTTCCGAAGATCAATGAACTCATCGAAGTCATCAAAAATAGCGGCGTCTTATAAAAAAAGCGCATAAATCAATTTTTCACAGGCAGAAATGAACATTCATTTGCTTCGAGGGGGATACCATGAATTTCAGCGAAAAAAAACCGGCCCTGATTTTGATCGACGTCCAGAAAGCCTTTCTCGACGAGGACTATTGGGGCGGCAACCGGAACAACAAAAACGCCGAGGCGGTCTGCGGGAAGCTCCTCGCCAAATGGCGGGAAGCGGGCCTCCCGGTCTTTTTCGTCCGCCACGCGTCTAAAAACCCAGCGTCGCCGCTTGCGCCGGGAAACCCGGGTTTTGCCTTCAACGACCATGTGACGCCCCGGGAAGGGGAACCCGTGGTTACGAAAAACGTCAACAGCGCCTTTATCGGGACCGATCTCCAGTCGCGCCTTGACGCGTTGCGGATCAAGACTTTGGTTGTGGCGGGCCTCATCACGAACTTCTGCGTCTCGACCACGGTCCGCATGGCCGGAAATCTCGGTTATGAGACCTATGTCATCGAAGACGCCGCGGCGACCTTTGATCGCGTCGGCATCCGCGGGGAAAAATACGATTCGGAACTCGTTCATCTGACGAGCCTCGCCTCGCTCAAGGACGAATTCGCAACGGTCTGGGATTCGGAGCGCTTGATTCGGGAGTTTTGAGGGGAACCGCTCTCGTTTCGAAGCCCTTTCCAGTACTCCTGGTCTTTACCAGATCCATTTGACCTCGTAGTTGTGGATATTTTTATCCATAGGCGCGTCAAAATCGTCCGCCATTTTGACTTTTCCCTCCAAAATTCCGTATGCAGTGCTACGCGGCATCTTTTCTTTATTCATCGATTTTTTTAGTTCGAAAGGGATTCCCTTACGGTTGATCAATAGTTCAAAAAACAGGTCGACCGCTTCTGGCATGTCCAATCCCAAATCAGTCAGAACGGCTTGAACTTTTGACATTTTTTCACTTTCCATGCTGATATTGACATTCGTTATCGCCATATTGGATCACCTCACATAATCCGTTATTTTTACCTAATTTTGGCATGAATCCCGCGAAAATGCAAGCATATGTTTCATGAGGCCGGCCGCTCGCGCCCGTCAGCCTCGACCCCTCAGCCGCCTAAAACCCCGCAACCCCCGGCGGCTGCGGCGCCATCCCGCAACCCCGGCGGCAGAGCCCCCACCCCCTTCGGAGAAGGGGGCTGAAAACAACCTTACTAGTCAGTCTCACATTTGAGCGAGAAACACGCTTCCCCCAAGAATCTGCGCCGTGCGCAGATTCTTTTCAAAAAAGACAAAAATTCCTTAGAGTCTCCCCTTCGCAAGGGGAGATTCGCGGCTTCTTACGTTTGCAAGGACGAAGTCCGCAGCAAATGTTAGAAGACCGCGATGTCTCGGCGTCAGCAAGCGCAGCGAGCCACAGCCGAGACTGTCGGCGCCCGCGCCGACAAAGAGGTCGAGGCAAGCGGGGCGACAAGCCCCATTACCCCCCAAGAATCTGCGCTTCGGCGCAGATACTTTTCAAAAAAAAAC
It encodes:
- a CDS encoding acetyl-CoA C-acetyltransferase, with translation MSKVFIAAAKRSAIGSFQGTLAPLSSSDLGAAVAKAVIAETGIDPAKFDEVMIGNVLQAGQYQGVGRQVGIKAGIPQEVPGWTVNIICGSGMKSVMTAYTAVKAGEADLILAGGCESMSNAPFLLPASVRKGFKMGDLTMKDHMVLDALTDAYNKYHMGITAENIAEKYGITREQQDAFAYGSQKKALAAIDSGRFKDEIVPVVVPGKKGDTVFDTDEFPNRKSTPEVLATLKPAFKKDGTVTAGNASGLNDGASMTIVASEEAVAKYNLKPIAEIVSTGIGGVDPKIMGMGPVPASAMALKRAGLALKDMELIELNEAFAAQSLGVIAEFIKQHGVSRQWIDERTNVNGGAIALGHPVGVSGNRIIVTLIYEMKKRGLKYGLASLCIGGGMGTAVVIKNI
- the fabG gene encoding 3-oxoacyl-[acyl-carrier-protein] reductase, coding for MNRLEGKIALVTGSARGIGRAVAERFAAEGAKAVISCDVVETEYREPNIKHILLNVTDREDIKAKIKSVVEEFGRIDILINNAGITKDGPFVRMSEEQWDAVINVNLKGVFNVTQAVAPVMSRQKSGSIVTLSSIAGLMGNIGQTNYSATKGGVISMSKTWAKELARKGAQIRVNCVAPGFIQTSMTHDLPEKVIEGMMERIPLKRMGTVEDVVNAILFLASDESSFITGETIAVTGGMVI
- a CDS encoding aminotransferase class I/II-fold pyridoxal phosphate-dependent enzyme: MTFSKKMQGFGASIFSALNEKKIERLKKGLPVYNLSIGTPDFKPEPHIMQALSEAALDPENYKYAITDRDELIAAVQGWYKRRYEVDLESSEIMSLYGSQEGISRIFWALTDPGDVILAPDPAYPIFAVGPDLCGARVEYYKLYAKNNFILDFADIPEETARKARAIVVSYPSNPVCTVAGDDFYRDLIRFAEKYDIVVIHDNAYSDIIFDGKTGKSFLSYPGAKDVGIEINSLSKSYNVTGVRVSFAVGNKEVIEKFRDLRSQVDYGLFLPVQKMAVAALNGPQDSVKRNCAEYQRRRDALCGGLRAAGMDIRDSEGTMFAWGKIPARYENSEAFVLELIEKTGVICVPGSGFGSQGEGFARFALVLPVPKINELIEVIKNSGVL
- a CDS encoding cysteine hydrolase, giving the protein MNFSEKKPALILIDVQKAFLDEDYWGGNRNNKNAEAVCGKLLAKWREAGLPVFFVRHASKNPASPLAPGNPGFAFNDHVTPREGEPVVTKNVNSAFIGTDLQSRLDALRIKTLVVAGLITNFCVSTTVRMAGNLGYETYVIEDAAATFDRVGIRGEKYDSELVHLTSLASLKDEFATVWDSERLIREF